From the Manihot esculenta cultivar AM560-2 chromosome 3, M.esculenta_v8, whole genome shotgun sequence genome, one window contains:
- the LOC110612396 gene encoding nucleosome assembly protein 1;2 — translation MSNEKDNLSMADLKSALNEEDRAGLVDALKSKLHSLAGQHTDVLENLSSKVRQRVENLREIQSQHDELEAKFFEERAALEAKYQKLYQPLYAKRYEIVNGTVEADGAANEAAVDQEEDKAAEEKGVPDFWLIAMKNNDVLAEEITERDEGALKYLKDIKWCRVEEPKGFKLEFFFDPNPYFKNTVLTKTYHMIDEDEPILEKAIGTDIEWLPGKCLTQKLLKKKPKKGSKNAKPITKTEECESFFNFFSPPQVPEEDEDIDEDTAEELQNQMEQDYDVGSTIRDKIIPHAVSWFTGEAIPGDEFGIDDDDDDDDDDDIDEDEDDEDEEEDDEDESNTKKSSAGQKLGRTQAGDGQQGERPPECKQQ, via the exons ATGAGCAACGAGAAAGATAACCTCAGCATGGCCGATCTCAAATCCG CTCTTAATGAGGAGGATCGAGCAGGGCTTGTTGACGCCCTCAAG AGCAAGCTGCATTCTCTGGCCGGTCAGCACACTGATGTGCTTGAGAATCTGTCTTCTAAAGTGAGACAGCGTGTTGAGAATCTAAGGGAGATCCAG AGCCAACATGATGAACTGGAGGCTAAATTCTTTGAGGAGAGAGCAGCTCTTGAAGCCAAATATCAAAAGCTGTACCAACCCTTATATGCCAAG AGATATGAAATTGTGAATGGCACTGTTGAAGCTGATGGAGCTGCAAATGAAGCAGCTGTGGACCAAGAGGAGGATAAAGCTGCTGAAG aaaagggtGTGCCTGATTTCTGGCTCATTGCAATGAAGAACAATGATGTGCTGGCTGAGGAG ATAACTGAACGCGATGAAGGAGCTCTCAAGTATCTCAAGGATATTAAATGGTGTAGGGTAGAGGAACCTAAGGGATTCAAGCTTGAGTTCTTCTTTGATCCCAATCCTTATTTCAAGAATACTGTCTTGACAAAGACGTATCACATGATTGATGAAGATGAACCTATTCTTGAGAAAGCAATAGG GACGGATATTGAATGGCTTCCTGGAAAATGCTTGACGCAGAAACTCCTGAAGAAGAAGCCTAAAAAAGGATCAAAGAATGCCAAGCCTATCACAAAAACCGAGGAATGTGAAAGTTTCTTCAACTTCTTTAGTCCACCTCAAGTGCCTGAAGAAGATGAAGACATTGATGAAGATACT GCTGAGGAGCTTCAGAATCAAATGGAGCAAGATTATGATGTTGG ATCGACCATTCGAGACAAGATCATTCCACATGCTGTGTCTTGGTTTACTGGTGAGGCTATTCCAGGAGATGAGTTTGGAATagatgatgacgatgatgatgacgatgatgatgACATCGATGAAGACGAGGATGATGAGGATGAAGAAGAGGATGACGAAGATGAAAGCAACACCAAAAAG TCCTCAGCTGGACAGAAGCTTGGAAGAACGCAAGCTGGAGATGGTCAGCAGGGCGAGCGGCCTCCAGAGTGCAAGCAACAGTAG